The Microbacterium horticulturae region CGGTCAAGCCGTCCGCGCACGGCAAGTCGCGCCTGACCGGGGTCGACGATCGCGCAGCACTGGCGCGCGCCATAGCGCTCGACACGATCGAGGCGGCCTCCCGGGCATGCGCGGTGGTCGTGGTCACTGCCGACGCCGAGGTCGCCGCCGCGGCGCGTGCCCTTGGCGCTCGGGTGGTCGACGAGACCGCGCCGACAGGGCTGAACGCGGCGATCGCGGCGGGGGTGGATGCCGCCGGCCCGGGTCATCGCGCGGCCATGCTCGGTGACCTGCCGGCGCTGCGCCCTGTGGACCTCGCCGACGCGCTGCGGCGGGCTTCGGCGCTCGATCGCGCGGTGGTGCCCGACGCCGAAGGCACCGGGTCGACCCTGATCACCGCGCGCGCCGGTGTGGCGTGGGCTGCGGCGTTCGGGGCTGACTCGCTGCGCCGGCACGTCGAGCTGGGATGCACCGTGCTGGATGCCGGGCCTTCCCTGCGTCGGGATGTCGACACCCCCGACCAGCTTGCGGCCGCGGCCCGCCTCGGACTCGGCGTGCGATCGACGGCGCTCACGAGGCACCGTTACCCTGGGGAAGAAGTCACCCCGACCGAGGAGAAGGACGGCAGACGATGAGCGACCGGATCACGATCGATTTCACCCAGGTCGCCGATGCGGCCGACCAGCTGTCGTCGGCGGCTTCCCGCATCGATGGCATCCTCACGACGCTCGACCAGAAGCTCGACGGCCTCGAGACGGAGTGGACCGGCGCGGCGTTCGAGTCCTACCGGCGGATGCGGCAGGACTGGTGCACCCACATGGCCGCTCTGCAGGCGCGGCTCGCATCGTACGCGAAGGTGCTTGAGACCAGCGGCAGTGCGATGCACAAGACGGAGTCGACACTGGCGAAGTCCTTCTGATGTTCGGCGGAAAGTACAAGAAGGCCGCCGAGACGCGGCGTGCGGGGCGTCCTCAGGCCGAGGCGGCCGGCTGGACGTGGCACGACGCCGCCCCGGTGCCCGCCCAGGAGATCTGCGAGGCCGTGCTGCGCCGGCACGACAGGCACCCGGTGTGGCCGACGGGCATGAGCGAAGTCGTCGACGGCACCGTGGACGGCCAGCCGTTCACCGGCGGCCACCTCGTCGGCTACGCGCTCGGCAAGACGCGTCAGGCGACGGCCTACGGCGATCGCGTGTCGGCCGAGGTCGTGTGGATGCCGCTGCCCGCGTCGCTGCCCGAGCTGAGGATCGTCGACACACAGCTGCGCGACGACGACGGGGTCCGACTTCCGCAGCTCCCCCTGCCGAGCGGCGTCAGTGCACGCTGGTCGGTGGAGGGGTTCGTCGCGCCGTTCGCCGCCGAGCTGCTCACGCCGGCGTTCATCGCGACGCTCGAGACAGCACCGGCTTCGTGCACGGTGGTCATCCGCGCCGGCGTGATCCTCTGTTACGGAGATCCGATCGGTGATGTCCCGAGCATCGCGACGCGCGCGAACTTCCTCGCAGCGCTCGTCGCCCGCGTTCCACACTCCTGCTGGGGCCGTGCGGACGCCCTCATCGCCGGCACGGGGGTCTCCCCCACCTATGCGCCCGACGGAAACGCGCTCGTTCTCTCCGAGCGACTCGTCGAACGCGATTGGCGGGGTTCCGGCCTGGCGAAGATCACCTGGGAACAGACGCCGCAGGCGAAGTGGTCCGTGACCTTGAGTCGGCGGGACGAAGTGGAGATCTGGACCGCGCCGTCCGATGATGCCGCGCCACAGCGGCCGGGCATCGGCGGCGTTCGCATCGACCTGCACGGGAGATCGAATCTCGGCATCCCGACCGTCGCCTCCACGCTGGGTGGGGATCAGCCGCCGTCCGCCTGAGCGCTCACCGGGTCTGACTGTCGCCGCCGCCGAGCGCGGTGAGCGGACCGGAGAGCCCCCGCCGGAATTCGGCGAGGGTCTGGGTGCCGGCGGCCCCCGCATCCGCCTCGGCGACGGCCGACACGACGTTCTGCTCCAAAGCGACAAGCGCTTCGCGCAGCGTGTCCACGATCAGCTTCGACACTGCCCGCGGCCCCAAGGTGACAGCACGCGGAGAGATCTCGAGCTGCTCGAGCAGGCCGCCCGGCCCGACCCGCACGCGCACAGAGCCGTCAGCCGATCGCGCGACCCCGCCGGACGACGCGATGGCCTGTCGCATGCCTTCGATGCGCACGATCTGTTCGGCTGCGTCACGTTCCTCAGTCATCAGTCCAGTTGTCCTTGTAGCTGCTGTTGCCTGCCTGTACGATCGCGGGGATGTCGACGGCGGCGATGTCGATGTTCATGGGCACCGTCACCACCCTGCCGAGCGATTCAGCGACCACGTCGACGCGGCCCTCGAAAATGTGCCCGAACTGGGTCAGCTGGCCCACCACCCGGTTGACGGTCCGCATCGCGTCCTGGACCTTCTCGACCCACCGCATGACTTGCGGAACCCGCTGCGCGATGCGCTGGGCGCACTGGCCCGCGATGAAGGGAATGCCGATCCCGAGGGTGGCCAGTGCTTCCGCCACCGCCTGAATGAGCATGCCCACGAGGTCCGCGATGATGCCCTTGACGATCTCGTAGACGATCTCGACGATCGTCGCCGCGACGCGGAAGCCGAGGGCGACGTTGTGGCAAGAGGTGCCGATGGTCGCTATCACCTGCTCGAGCCGCTCCGCTGTCAGCCCGTACGACCGGGCGGCGTCGCCGGCCCAATCGGGAACCAGACGGTTCGCCGCGGCGCGATGGTCGTCGGCGATCTCGTTCAGTGCCTCTGCGAGGTTGTCCCAGGTCTCGGACAATGCGCGCACCATCTCGGGGCTGCCGGTCACCGATTCGAGCGCCCGATGCAGCGGCCCGATGTGATCCATCAGAAACGAGGCACACGATCCGGCGAGGGCGGCGATCGGATTGGCGATGAGACCCACCGTGTCGAGCACACCGCCGGCGACGTCGATGATGCCGGATCCGATGTT contains the following coding sequences:
- the cofC gene encoding 2-phospho-L-lactate guanylyltransferase, whose protein sequence is MPRSAEFCADWAVVIPVKPSAHGKSRLTGVDDRAALARAIALDTIEAASRACAVVVVTADAEVAAAARALGARVVDETAPTGLNAAIAAGVDAAGPGHRAAMLGDLPALRPVDLADALRRASALDRAVVPDAEGTGSTLITARAGVAWAAAFGADSLRRHVELGCTVLDAGPSLRRDVDTPDQLAAAARLGLGVRSTALTRHRYPGEEVTPTEEKDGRR
- a CDS encoding WXG100 family type VII secretion target; this encodes MSDRITIDFTQVADAADQLSSAASRIDGILTTLDQKLDGLETEWTGAAFESYRRMRQDWCTHMAALQARLASYAKVLETSGSAMHKTESTLAKSF
- a CDS encoding YbaB/EbfC family nucleoid-associated protein, which gives rise to MTEERDAAEQIVRIEGMRQAIASSGGVARSADGSVRVRVGPGGLLEQLEISPRAVTLGPRAVSKLIVDTLREALVALEQNVVSAVAEADAGAAGTQTLAEFRRGLSGPLTALGGGDSQTR
- a CDS encoding WXG100 family type VII secretion target produces the protein MSGLVAAPEYEGVSGKALLDATPAAGNIASAAEDFGNGNIGSGIIDVAGGVLDTVGLIANPIAALAGSCASFLMDHIGPLHRALESVTGSPEMVRALSETWDNLAEALNEIADDHRAAANRLVPDWAGDAARSYGLTAERLEQVIATIGTSCHNVALGFRVAATIVEIVYEIVKGIIADLVGMLIQAVAEALATLGIGIPFIAGQCAQRIAQRVPQVMRWVEKVQDAMRTVNRVVGQLTQFGHIFEGRVDVVAESLGRVVTVPMNIDIAAVDIPAIVQAGNSSYKDNWTDD